The following coding sequences lie in one Mycobacterium sp. DL440 genomic window:
- a CDS encoding alpha/beta hydrolase, producing the protein MKRQDVDFLSEGVLLRAWLYLPEGTGPFPAIALGHGFTGIKDGFLHHDYPGFFAAAGFVALAFDYPNSGDSEGHLRGELDPIAQQRAYRDAITYLVNRPEVDAERIGIWGTSYGGGHVLTVGAVDRRVRCVVSQVPTISGSRNHIRRNTPTQLREKRVAFDKDRLDRARGGTPAMVQALADDNMFTRMPPECSAHLDKDVTLRTMELYAEYEPASIIERVSPTPLLMIIADDDDMTFTEDELEAYARAREPKSLVMVNGDHRVVYFEEYKRTSTAARDWFLAHLGKPTSS; encoded by the coding sequence GTGAAGCGCCAGGACGTAGATTTTCTCTCCGAGGGGGTCCTCCTGCGGGCCTGGCTCTACCTGCCCGAGGGAACGGGCCCGTTCCCGGCGATCGCGCTCGGTCACGGATTCACCGGCATCAAGGACGGCTTCCTGCACCACGACTACCCTGGGTTCTTTGCAGCTGCCGGCTTTGTAGCCCTGGCCTTTGACTATCCCAACTCCGGTGATAGCGAAGGCCATCTCCGTGGGGAACTTGATCCGATTGCACAGCAACGGGCCTACCGCGACGCGATTACCTACCTCGTCAATCGGCCCGAGGTCGATGCCGAGCGAATTGGGATCTGGGGGACCAGCTACGGCGGTGGGCACGTACTTACGGTCGGGGCAGTCGACCGCCGGGTGCGTTGTGTCGTTTCGCAAGTCCCGACGATCAGCGGTTCGCGCAACCACATCCGGCGCAACACACCCACGCAGCTGCGGGAGAAGCGGGTTGCATTCGATAAGGACCGCCTTGACCGCGCTCGCGGAGGCACTCCCGCGATGGTCCAGGCGCTCGCTGACGACAACATGTTCACCCGCATGCCGCCCGAGTGCTCCGCGCACCTCGACAAAGATGTCACCTTGCGCACGATGGAGCTCTACGCCGAGTACGAGCCCGCCTCCATCATCGAAAGAGTCAGCCCGACGCCTCTTCTCATGATCATTGCCGACGACGACGACATGACCTTCACCGAGGACGAGCTCGAGGCCTATGCGCGGGCTCGTGAACCGAAGTCGCTCGTGATGGTCAACGGCGACCACCGGGTGGTCTACTTCGAGGAATATAAGCGGACCAGCACCGCGGCACGGGACTGGTTCCTCGCTCACCTCGGCAAACCGACAAGCTCCTGA
- a CDS encoding amidohydrolase family protein — protein MSRQFFTGANLIDGTGDAKADVTVVVEGELILAVGRGSALPEPTAGDQVYPLAGRSLMPGMIDGHAHLSYPNFDPDDLHSLEMTYPSTYVAVLAALNAEATLKAGFTAAAGAGSIHQIDRVLKDLINRGTVPGPRLLACGQDIVPTAGGMDLKPSWWNFGMTGLAAIVDGPVEVRRAVRAQAKEGNDLLKIYPQGGHGVPMRGMDMQQDEIEAACNTAHDKGKLVRAHVVTKPAILACLKAGVDIIDHGSGIDDEVIELLVKQDVYLLPSLYMASIAPQYYAAKKDKDDPARGVGQWFERAAEKLARAQAAGVKMVVGDDFGTAMTPHGDNGKELAVYVNQLGLSAHDVIGWATKNGAEMMRKGDEFGTITPGKLADLLVVDGDPVADITLLGDPAKISVMQGGRFVTNWLE, from the coding sequence ATGAGCAGGCAGTTCTTTACCGGGGCGAATTTGATCGACGGCACCGGCGATGCCAAGGCTGATGTCACAGTCGTCGTGGAGGGCGAGCTCATCCTCGCAGTCGGCAGGGGTAGCGCGCTTCCCGAGCCGACTGCCGGCGACCAGGTATACCCATTGGCCGGCCGATCTCTGATGCCCGGCATGATCGACGGCCACGCACATCTGAGCTATCCGAACTTTGATCCCGACGATCTCCACAGTCTCGAGATGACCTACCCGTCGACCTACGTGGCGGTGCTGGCGGCCCTCAACGCCGAGGCCACGCTGAAGGCAGGATTCACCGCGGCTGCGGGAGCGGGCTCGATCCACCAAATCGACCGTGTACTGAAGGATTTGATCAATAGAGGCACCGTGCCGGGGCCGCGACTGCTGGCGTGCGGTCAGGACATCGTGCCCACAGCCGGCGGCATGGACCTGAAGCCGTCCTGGTGGAATTTCGGCATGACTGGGTTGGCGGCGATCGTCGACGGGCCCGTCGAAGTACGCAGGGCTGTGCGAGCCCAAGCCAAGGAAGGCAATGACCTTCTCAAGATCTACCCCCAAGGCGGACATGGCGTTCCCATGCGCGGCATGGACATGCAACAGGACGAGATCGAAGCCGCCTGCAACACCGCGCACGACAAGGGCAAACTGGTCCGTGCGCATGTGGTGACCAAGCCCGCCATCCTGGCCTGTCTGAAGGCAGGGGTGGACATCATCGATCACGGCAGCGGCATAGACGACGAGGTGATCGAACTTTTGGTCAAGCAGGATGTGTACCTACTGCCGAGCCTGTACATGGCAAGCATTGCGCCGCAATACTATGCGGCCAAGAAAGACAAGGACGACCCCGCGCGGGGGGTAGGTCAGTGGTTCGAGCGTGCAGCGGAGAAGCTCGCGCGTGCCCAAGCGGCCGGCGTCAAGATGGTGGTCGGCGACGACTTCGGTACCGCGATGACTCCTCACGGCGACAATGGCAAGGAACTGGCTGTGTATGTGAACCAGCTGGGCCTCTCGGCGCACGATGTGATCGGCTGGGCGACGAAGAACGGCGCGGAGATGATGCGCAAGGGTGACGAGTTCGGCACCATAACCCCCGGCAAGCTCGCCGATCTCCTGGTCGTCGATGGCGATCCCGTCGCCGATATCACGCTGTTGGGCGATCCTGCGAAAATTTCGGTCATGCAGGGCGGACGCTTCGTCACGAATTGGCTCGAGTGA
- a CDS encoding Zn-ribbon domain-containing OB-fold protein, with protein sequence MLNGPLSCLDEVRLAGSKCETCGETSLGKSNVCPNCGRDTVREVSLSDRGVLWSFTVVRHKPPGDYRGPEPFVPFVLGLVELPNGLRVLSPIECSVDRLTFGLELRFKPYVRRDPERDVVAFTFEPTNVRELHV encoded by the coding sequence TTGCTGAACGGGCCGCTGTCCTGTCTCGACGAGGTCAGGCTGGCCGGCAGCAAGTGCGAGACCTGTGGCGAAACGTCGCTGGGTAAGTCCAACGTCTGCCCGAATTGCGGTCGCGATACGGTGCGCGAAGTGTCGCTGAGTGACCGCGGCGTCCTTTGGAGCTTCACGGTGGTTCGCCACAAGCCGCCGGGCGATTACCGGGGGCCGGAACCATTCGTACCCTTCGTACTGGGGTTGGTGGAGCTGCCGAACGGTCTGCGGGTGCTGTCGCCTATCGAATGCAGCGTCGACCGGTTGACATTCGGGCTGGAACTCCGCTTCAAGCCATATGTCCGCCGGGATCCGGAGCGCGATGTCGTGGCCTTCACTTTCGAGCCGACCAACGTACGAGAGCTGCATGTCTGA
- a CDS encoding thiolase family protein — MSDVVILGTGMHPFGRFDKSYEEMGAEAAAAALRDAGVEWPQIQAAYLSRMYLPATSGARILRRLGSTDISIVDIEAACASGGAAMRQAVLGIRSGEIDLALVLGCEKMPRGFMDPAMLYSSWQIELGTSVNPAYWAMRAQRHMHDYGTTELQIAKVALKNHRNSVHNPNSMYQKEFSLDDILSSPLVCDPIRLLEICAPNDGAAAVVIASAQRARQLGSQGKTISISAISHTIAQYSADFRCPADSMSAIADNPGPTSVTAKQAYERAGIGPESIDCFEVQDTDAFCEIEAYEDLGLCAPGEGGRLLDEGKTEIGGSMPVNMSGGLISKGEPVGASHLGQIVELVSQLRGTGGPRQVLDAKVGLAHVLGAGGNCAVTILQR; from the coding sequence ATGTCTGACGTCGTCATTCTCGGAACCGGTATGCATCCGTTCGGCCGGTTCGACAAGTCCTACGAGGAGATGGGCGCCGAAGCGGCGGCAGCGGCGCTGCGCGACGCGGGCGTGGAGTGGCCGCAGATCCAGGCCGCGTACTTATCGCGGATGTATCTGCCCGCCACTTCCGGAGCTCGCATTCTGCGCCGGCTGGGAAGCACTGACATATCCATCGTAGACATCGAAGCCGCGTGCGCCAGCGGCGGTGCGGCGATGCGCCAAGCGGTACTCGGGATCCGTTCGGGCGAAATCGATCTCGCCCTGGTACTTGGCTGCGAGAAGATGCCGCGCGGATTCATGGACCCCGCCATGTTGTACAGCTCTTGGCAGATCGAGCTGGGGACGTCGGTGAACCCCGCCTACTGGGCCATGCGGGCGCAGCGTCACATGCACGACTACGGCACCACAGAGTTACAAATTGCGAAAGTTGCTCTCAAGAACCATCGGAACAGTGTCCACAACCCGAATTCCATGTATCAGAAGGAGTTCAGTCTGGACGACATACTGAGCTCTCCGTTGGTCTGCGATCCGATCCGGCTGCTCGAAATCTGCGCGCCGAACGATGGTGCCGCCGCAGTTGTGATCGCTTCTGCCCAGCGTGCCCGGCAACTCGGCTCGCAGGGAAAGACCATCAGCATCTCGGCGATTTCCCATACCATTGCCCAGTATTCGGCGGATTTTCGTTGCCCGGCGGACAGCATGAGCGCAATCGCAGACAACCCTGGCCCGACCAGTGTGACGGCCAAGCAGGCCTACGAACGGGCGGGCATCGGTCCCGAGAGCATCGACTGTTTCGAGGTGCAGGACACCGACGCCTTCTGCGAAATCGAAGCCTATGAGGATCTGGGTCTGTGCGCTCCCGGCGAAGGCGGCCGCCTTCTCGATGAGGGCAAAACCGAAATTGGTGGCTCCATGCCGGTGAACATGAGCGGCGGACTCATCAGCAAGGGGGAACCGGTCGGTGCATCGCATCTGGGGCAGATCGTGGAGCTGGTCTCGCAGCTACGCGGCACGGGGGGTCCTCGGCAAGTGCTCGATGCCAAGGTAGGTCTGGCCCACGTTCTGGGCGCGGGCGGCAATTGCGCCGTGACGATACTGCAGCGGTAG
- a CDS encoding enoyl-CoA hydratase/isomerase family protein: protein MADIGIDDKGDIRKKMMSNFVETSRDGAVAVVTLNHVEKRNAMSMEMRRELLAVLEDLQIDATCRAIVLTGAGGTFSSGGDLSSMRPDDPVGSRRRLEIGQRIIRLLFAGSKPSVAAVEGYALGLGLALTLACDMVVAHPQTVFGASQSRVGLMPDMALLWTLPQRVNMGRAKQIMMVGETFKASEAAADGLVDVFAEDRSVLTVALEEAKRFAAAPPLAVAFTKAALARTTDLDSAFAIEADGQVMLLQSADHAEARAAFFAKRPK from the coding sequence TTGGCGGACATTGGGATCGACGACAAAGGCGATATCAGGAAGAAGATGATGTCAAATTTCGTGGAAACCTCGCGGGATGGAGCGGTCGCCGTCGTGACGCTCAATCATGTGGAGAAGCGCAATGCAATGTCGATGGAGATGCGTCGCGAGCTCCTGGCAGTCCTAGAGGACCTGCAGATCGACGCCACCTGCCGCGCGATCGTATTGACCGGTGCCGGCGGCACATTCTCCTCTGGTGGCGACCTGTCATCGATGCGTCCGGACGATCCGGTGGGTTCTCGTCGCCGACTGGAAATCGGCCAACGGATCATTCGCCTGCTATTCGCCGGGTCGAAGCCTTCCGTGGCCGCGGTCGAGGGGTATGCGCTCGGCCTCGGTTTGGCGTTGACACTCGCTTGCGACATGGTGGTGGCGCATCCGCAGACCGTATTCGGCGCCTCGCAGTCCCGGGTGGGTCTCATGCCGGATATGGCGTTGCTGTGGACATTGCCGCAGCGCGTCAACATGGGTAGGGCGAAGCAGATCATGATGGTGGGTGAGACGTTCAAGGCTTCAGAAGCCGCCGCCGACGGCTTGGTCGACGTATTCGCCGAAGACAGGTCCGTGCTCACGGTCGCGCTGGAGGAAGCCAAGCGCTTCGCGGCCGCTCCACCGCTTGCCGTGGCTTTCACCAAGGCGGCTCTGGCGCGCACCACGGATCTGGACTCCGCCTTCGCCATTGAGGCGGACGGACAGGTCATGCTGCTCCAAAGTGCTGATCATGCCGAAGCCCGCGCCGCGTTCTTCGCCAAGCGGCCGAAGTGA
- a CDS encoding SDR family NAD(P)-dependent oxidoreductase, producing the protein MFELTGRVALVTGAGRGIGIGIAAALARQGALVAVNDLREDRAQRTVDAIHAANGTAISTVFDVTDYRAVAAGVDAITDALGPIDIVVNNAGIPPGGIPVKPFALSGRADWRRFVDVNLFGVLNTVHTTVGGMCDRGWGRIVTISSEAARFGMDANVSIYGASKAAAVTFSKHLALEVAQSGVTVNCVALGAMNNNAGEWGESLAATIPRRRLGTGEDAGAAVVFLASSEAAWITGQVLPVNGGSTA; encoded by the coding sequence GTGTTCGAGCTAACGGGTCGCGTCGCCCTCGTCACCGGCGCAGGGCGGGGCATAGGTATCGGAATCGCAGCGGCGCTGGCGCGGCAGGGCGCTTTGGTCGCAGTCAACGACCTTCGGGAGGACCGGGCCCAGCGCACCGTCGACGCTATTCATGCCGCGAATGGCACGGCGATCAGCACCGTATTCGACGTGACTGACTACCGTGCGGTGGCGGCCGGAGTCGACGCCATCACGGACGCTCTCGGCCCGATCGACATCGTCGTGAACAACGCGGGCATCCCGCCCGGCGGTATTCCGGTCAAACCGTTCGCGCTCAGTGGCCGCGCGGACTGGCGTCGCTTCGTCGACGTCAATCTTTTCGGGGTGCTGAACACGGTGCACACCACCGTCGGGGGCATGTGCGACCGAGGCTGGGGGAGGATCGTGACAATTTCGTCGGAGGCGGCGAGATTCGGCATGGACGCCAATGTTTCGATATACGGCGCATCGAAGGCCGCCGCGGTGACGTTTTCCAAGCATCTCGCCCTGGAAGTGGCGCAATCAGGCGTCACCGTGAACTGCGTCGCACTCGGCGCGATGAACAACAACGCGGGCGAATGGGGTGAGTCGTTGGCGGCGACCATCCCGCGTCGGCGACTCGGGACGGGTGAGGATGCCGGTGCTGCAGTCGTCTTCCTGGCGTCCTCTGAGGCCGCTTGGATCACCGGTCAGGTGTTACCGGTCAATGGCGGTTCGACCGCGTAG
- a CDS encoding class I adenylate-forming enzyme family protein: protein MERLHATQTLARFVRMLADAYGDRPAVDDEDVVLTYRQLVDRSSELAQGLLYRGIGKGSRVALIFANGADFAVAIAAVTRIGAIAVPLSTLLKPPELARVLRHGDIQAVLAQQEYAGQDFAANLACALPLIEASRGFPLCLPGAPFLRWVTFLDRSPAPAWAHDLSWLQSAGAEGFSDELLAAAESEVHPEDPALMVYTSGQSAEPKGVVHGHRGILQKTHYLRAIFGFEPGDRVPGELPFFWVGGMVMSLFPVFDAGGTVTCQRAPATDAPILGAMGAKRPNFRARGARGAHMKMLVGLGMTETFGPYSWGEIMPVPEHPLCPPLVSFEPGYDIKVVGADGDPVPEGGIGEILLRGPTMMLGLHKVDTASTFDADGFYRTGDRVVVGAGPLYFVGRLGDMIKVSGANVAPAEVERELLAIEGIIAAHVVGVDDADRGQIVGAAVVVQAGVLLEPVAIRQALKDRLSSYKVPKVLAILSAAEIPTLPAGKIAKRELAAMLRRRAGTDLRGRTAIDR, encoded by the coding sequence ATGGAGCGTCTGCACGCGACGCAGACGCTGGCCAGGTTTGTGCGGATGCTCGCCGACGCGTACGGCGACCGCCCTGCGGTAGACGACGAGGACGTGGTCCTGACGTATCGCCAACTCGTCGATCGTTCGAGCGAGCTGGCGCAGGGGCTGCTTTATCGCGGTATTGGCAAGGGCAGCCGTGTCGCGCTGATCTTCGCCAATGGTGCAGACTTCGCCGTCGCGATCGCTGCGGTCACCCGAATCGGTGCGATAGCTGTGCCGCTGAGCACCCTGTTGAAACCGCCAGAGCTGGCGCGGGTACTGCGCCACGGCGACATCCAGGCGGTCCTAGCCCAACAGGAGTACGCCGGACAAGACTTCGCCGCTAACCTCGCTTGCGCCTTGCCGTTGATTGAGGCATCGCGTGGCTTTCCGCTTTGCCTACCGGGAGCGCCATTTCTGCGCTGGGTCACGTTCCTCGACCGCTCGCCTGCACCGGCGTGGGCCCATGATCTGAGCTGGCTGCAATCGGCCGGCGCTGAGGGATTCAGCGACGAGCTGCTGGCCGCTGCCGAATCCGAAGTCCACCCCGAAGATCCCGCTCTGATGGTCTACACCTCTGGTCAGAGCGCCGAGCCCAAGGGCGTCGTGCACGGCCATCGGGGCATCCTGCAAAAGACACACTACCTGCGCGCGATATTCGGTTTCGAACCAGGCGATCGAGTCCCCGGTGAGCTGCCTTTCTTCTGGGTCGGTGGCATGGTCATGTCCTTGTTTCCTGTCTTCGACGCCGGCGGCACGGTCACGTGTCAGCGTGCGCCGGCTACCGACGCGCCGATTCTCGGTGCCATGGGCGCCAAGCGCCCGAACTTCCGGGCCCGCGGTGCCCGCGGCGCTCACATGAAAATGCTTGTGGGCCTTGGTATGACGGAGACATTTGGCCCCTATTCGTGGGGCGAGATCATGCCGGTGCCGGAACACCCCTTGTGCCCGCCTCTGGTCAGCTTCGAACCCGGCTACGACATCAAGGTTGTTGGCGCAGACGGCGACCCGGTTCCCGAAGGCGGCATCGGCGAGATCCTGCTTCGAGGTCCGACCATGATGCTCGGACTCCACAAGGTCGACACGGCGTCGACCTTCGACGCCGACGGCTTCTATCGGACAGGCGACCGCGTCGTGGTAGGAGCCGGACCACTGTACTTCGTCGGGCGGCTCGGCGACATGATCAAGGTGTCGGGCGCAAATGTGGCCCCCGCCGAGGTCGAACGCGAACTGTTGGCCATCGAAGGCATCATTGCCGCGCATGTGGTCGGCGTCGACGATGCCGACCGAGGTCAGATCGTCGGAGCAGCGGTGGTCGTCCAAGCGGGAGTGTTGCTTGAGCCCGTGGCTATCCGACAGGCGCTCAAAGACCGGCTCTCCAGCTACAAAGTGCCCAAAGTCCTGGCCATTCTCAGTGCCGCCGAGATACCCACCCTCCCGGCGGGAAAGATTGCCAAACGAGAGCTGGCTGCGATGCTCCGCCGCAGAGCCGGCACGGACCTACGCGGTCGAACCGCCATTGACCGGTAA
- a CDS encoding AMP-binding protein, translating to MADPTGPLGVPRWAALHHGRDAVIIDGARHSFGQLYANASRGAQLLADLGVGPGARVGLAMRNRIEYLEINLAAWLSDAVMVPFAYRSTSDELDYLVKDAAMSVLFMEDDGARSSTPVPTLSWGEWKQRIGAYPSVAPGAHAAPLVERVVSYTSGTTGRPKSLRRNDSPDGSSVHDPGPWLEQFPVDFSTGIHLCVAPMYHAQPRLFTHAALDWGHTVVMMRGFDAATALELIERERVTSISMAPIHFVRILKLEPEVISSYDLSSVRFVVHSASPVAPALKRQIIELFPNAVWEMYGGTEGTFTIIGPDEWLKKPGSVGRSMPGRDISILDEAGNPSPPGVVGRVFRHEPDPARRFVYADAPDATADAWQGEWFTIGEMGYLDEDQYLFLTDRVKDIIVRGGVNISSSEVEAVLTEHPDVQDAAVIGMPDDDYGEAVLAIVEARGAIDTADVLDHCRSRLASGKCPSRIDVVETLPREPTGKLRKRVLRELYWKAAGRAI from the coding sequence ATGGCCGACCCGACGGGCCCTCTCGGCGTGCCGCGGTGGGCCGCCCTACATCACGGCCGAGACGCGGTCATCATCGACGGGGCCCGCCACAGCTTCGGGCAGCTTTACGCCAACGCAAGCCGTGGTGCGCAGTTGCTGGCAGACCTCGGGGTTGGCCCCGGCGCGCGGGTCGGGCTGGCGATGCGAAATCGGATCGAGTACCTCGAGATCAACCTTGCGGCGTGGCTGAGCGATGCGGTGATGGTGCCCTTCGCGTATCGGTCGACCTCCGACGAACTGGACTACCTCGTCAAAGACGCGGCTATGTCGGTCCTCTTCATGGAAGACGATGGTGCTCGCAGCTCGACACCTGTACCGACGCTCAGCTGGGGTGAATGGAAGCAGCGCATTGGCGCGTATCCCAGCGTGGCGCCAGGCGCACATGCGGCACCCCTTGTCGAGCGGGTGGTCTCCTACACCTCGGGCACCACAGGGCGGCCGAAGTCTCTGAGGCGCAACGATTCACCCGACGGTTCATCCGTACACGATCCCGGCCCGTGGCTTGAACAGTTTCCGGTCGACTTCAGTACCGGGATACATCTGTGTGTGGCACCGATGTACCACGCGCAGCCGAGGCTATTTACCCATGCCGCCCTCGACTGGGGGCACACCGTGGTGATGATGCGCGGGTTTGACGCCGCAACTGCTCTGGAACTGATTGAGCGCGAGCGGGTGACATCGATCTCCATGGCGCCGATCCATTTTGTGCGCATTCTCAAACTTGAACCCGAAGTGATCAGCAGCTACGACCTGTCCTCTGTACGGTTCGTGGTGCACTCGGCCAGCCCGGTTGCTCCCGCCCTCAAACGTCAGATCATCGAGTTGTTTCCGAACGCAGTCTGGGAGATGTACGGGGGGACTGAAGGCACCTTCACAATCATCGGTCCCGACGAATGGTTGAAAAAGCCTGGCAGCGTGGGGCGCTCGATGCCTGGTCGGGATATCAGCATCCTGGACGAGGCAGGCAATCCGTCGCCTCCAGGTGTCGTAGGACGAGTGTTTCGCCACGAACCTGATCCAGCGCGTCGGTTCGTCTACGCGGACGCACCCGACGCCACCGCGGACGCGTGGCAGGGGGAGTGGTTCACCATCGGTGAAATGGGCTACCTGGACGAGGATCAATACCTCTTTCTTACCGACCGGGTGAAGGACATTATCGTCAGAGGTGGTGTCAACATCTCCTCATCGGAGGTTGAGGCGGTGCTTACCGAGCACCCCGACGTCCAGGATGCGGCGGTGATCGGTATGCCCGACGACGACTACGGCGAAGCCGTCCTGGCCATCGTCGAGGCGCGTGGTGCGATCGATACCGCCGATGTGCTTGACCATTGTCGGTCGCGGTTGGCGTCGGGCAAGTGTCCCAGCCGTATCGACGTGGTCGAGACCCTGCCTCGCGAACCAACCGGAAAACTGCGTAAGCGGGTCCTGCGTGAACTCTATTGGAAGGCGGCCGGCCGTGCGATCTGA
- a CDS encoding YCF48-related protein: MGSDYTIVVGTIGDGLWRSTDGGASFGRPKNTSGRPYNTVDTLVKGLAVDPHDPAHVVAGMGFNATPYSPVVGSSHAIIESHDGGATWVPLPGFPHQVEVWRFAFDPNVPGRWFAGSRPGAIYRTENAGASFERLSLDVDVYCRGIGLTRITSISINPDDTNIILTTVEIGGVYLSLDGGDTWDQVMTNIASPPPNGAVWGEDGRLDCHYGRFLDGDPATMLVSTPDGLYSSDDVGKTWTDYPIKQTFPAQYHRDIAVKLDDPNTIFVATGDSVAGEVGAVQITRDRGQTWETANLPDECNSPMWALGQHPSDPETIVACTHLGMLFGSTDAGRTWTKFRREFSEVRAICWLPTVA, translated from the coding sequence ATGGGTAGCGACTACACCATAGTCGTCGGCACCATCGGCGACGGGCTCTGGCGCAGTACCGACGGTGGGGCTTCCTTTGGGCGTCCGAAGAACACCAGTGGTCGGCCGTACAACACGGTGGACACCCTGGTTAAAGGGCTCGCCGTCGATCCGCACGATCCAGCACACGTTGTGGCGGGAATGGGCTTCAATGCCACGCCGTACTCCCCGGTGGTGGGCAGTTCCCACGCCATCATTGAAAGCCATGACGGCGGGGCGACCTGGGTGCCGTTACCGGGCTTCCCGCACCAGGTCGAGGTGTGGCGATTCGCGTTCGACCCCAACGTGCCCGGCCGCTGGTTTGCCGGCTCGCGGCCCGGCGCCATCTATCGGACCGAGAATGCCGGGGCCAGCTTTGAGCGGCTATCTCTCGACGTCGACGTCTACTGCCGTGGAATCGGGCTGACCCGCATTACGTCGATCTCGATAAACCCCGACGACACCAACATCATCCTCACGACGGTGGAGATCGGCGGTGTCTATCTGTCCCTGGACGGCGGTGACACGTGGGACCAGGTGATGACGAACATCGCCAGCCCCCCGCCGAACGGTGCAGTGTGGGGCGAAGACGGTCGGCTGGACTGCCACTACGGCCGATTCCTCGATGGTGATCCCGCGACCATGTTGGTGAGCACGCCAGATGGTCTCTACTCCAGTGACGACGTCGGCAAGACATGGACCGACTACCCGATCAAGCAGACCTTCCCCGCGCAGTATCACCGTGATATCGCGGTCAAGCTGGACGACCCGAACACCATTTTCGTCGCGACCGGCGACAGCGTCGCGGGCGAGGTCGGCGCTGTTCAGATCACCCGTGACCGGGGTCAAACCTGGGAGACCGCGAACCTGCCCGACGAGTGCAACTCGCCGATGTGGGCCCTTGGCCAGCATCCGAGTGACCCTGAGACGATCGTGGCGTGCACGCATCTGGGAATGTTGTTCGGATCCACCGACGCCGGACGCACATGGACG